In Saprospiraceae bacterium, the sequence AAACTCATTTGGGACCCGGATTGACCTTTTGTACCAAGCTATATCTGCTTCGTCTTTGACTTGAGAAAGGGGCGATCCCCATGGAAAAGGAACTACTATATTTTTTGAAAGTACTTTTCCTGAAGCATACCAGGCTTCATTAAGCCCACGATCTAAAGAATCGAACTCAAAATCCCAACTTCCATTGAGATTCATCCAGAGGCTGCGGTAAAAATCTGGTCGCGGGTGTTCTGGTAAAGGTATTTCCTGAGCGGAAAGATATAAGATAGAAATACTTAAAATCAATGCCAATATCTGTTTCATAAAAACCTGCTAGAATTATTCTAAAGGTATGAATTGTTGCTGACAGGAATACGAATATATTACGGATATAAATTTGCTGGGCTTAATTCATTTTGTCCAATTATTAGAGAATTGGTCTTGATACATTGGGTATACATCAGATACGCTGGTTAAGGCTACAATTTGATTTTCCACCTTTAAAAAACTTGACCCATGCAGGAAGAAAGTATTATCTTTGGCAGAAGAATTTTACTAAAGAACGTTTTCGGAAGGATACTGAAAACGTTCTTTGTATTTTCGATTTGATCTATACATGGAGAGCTTTATCAATCATACGGTCAACAGATCTGCGTCTCAGGACATAGCCACTCTATAATTTTTTTTATTCTAATTTAAAAACTGTTAATATCATGGAATTGACATTAATGACCCCTGAAGGTTTTGAAAAATTGAAACACGAGCTCGATGAATTAAAAGGGAATGGAAGACAAGATGCATCGAAAGCTATTGCGGAGGCTAGGGAAAAAGGCGATCTTTCAGAAAACGCGGAGTACCATGCTGCAAAAGATGCGCAAGGCATGCTGGAATACAAAATCAATGAATTGGAAAAAAAATTGGCCAATGTAAAATTGGTCGATGAATCTCAAGTTGATATTTCCAGGGCAAATATATTGTCCTCCGTCACCATCCGTAATAAAAAATCAGGTAAACTACAAGACTACAAATTGGTCTCTGAAGCTGAGGCAGACCTTAAATCAGGCAAACTCAGTGTAGCATCCCCTATTGGCAAAGGAATCGTCGGCAAAAAGATTGGTGAAATAGCTGAGATCAGTACTCCAAATGGCACGATCGAGTTTGAGATCATAAATATTTATATCTAATCTACCTTGGCAAGCATATTCTCAAAAATAGTGGCAGGCGAAATCCCTTGCCATAAAGTGGCTGAAAATGATGACTTTCTTGCATTTTTAGATATTAACCCATTGACAAAAGGTCATACCCTGGTGATCCCTAAACAAGAGACCGATTATATTTTTGATCTTGAAGATGATGCACTCGGGGCGATGATGGTATTTGCCAAAAAAGTAGCGCATGCTATCCAAACTAAGGTAGAATGCAAGCGCATTGGAATCACCGTGATCGGATTAGAAGTGCCACATGCCCATATTCATCTGGTGCCTATCAACACTATGATGGACATGAACTTTTCTTCGCCCAAAGAGACAACTAATCACAGTGCACTTTCCGCACTGGCCGAAAGTATCCATGGAGAGTTTAGAGATAAGTAACCGCTACTCTGAAGTCCTTTTAATATATAATTTGATTTATTGAACTCCAGGTACAGGCTTGCGATAAGTTGAAGTCTCGACCAATCTTTTTAGGAAAACCAGTCGGATTTATTTAATTTTGCAGTATTAATTTTTTAACCAATTAAAAACAAGTATTTATGGGATTATTTTCATTTTTAAAAGGAGCCGGAGAAAAGCTATTTGGCTCTAAAACACCCACTGCACCAGCAGTACCAGAGGTAGATGCAGCAGCAATAGAAAGAGAAAGGAAGATCACTGCTATGCAAAGTTATCTTACCGGCCTTGGCCTTGATATCGCCAATATAGACCTTGACCTTGAAGGTGACAAAGTCACAGTATATGGTCAAGCTCAAACTCAAGCTGACAAAGAAAAACTGATACTTGCGCTGGGCAATGTAGAAGGAGTTGCTTCCGTTGATGATCGGGTATCTGTCTTAATATCAGAGCCAGAAGCTGAAATGTACGAAGTAAAATCCGGTGATTCATTGTCAAAGATTGCCAAACATTTTTATGGCGATCCAATGAGATACAATGAAATCTTTGAGGCCAATATGCCTATGCTCAAACATCCTGATAAAATCTATCCAGGTCAAATGCTTAGAATCCCAAAATAATCCATTCAGACTAAAAATTTTAAAGGCTCGATTTAATCGGGCCTTTTTTTTGCCTGGTTCTATACAGATCTGACTTGTTTTGGGAGTTCTTTTATTTTCGCATTGTTTTGTATTTGTTCCAAAGTTCTTTAAAAAAACCTTCTTCTTCCAATCCTTGCATATCACTTAACTCCAACTCTAAGGCATTGGTAGACTGGATGATCTCAATCAACGAAAAAACAAGGGAAACTGACAATGAAATCAAACTGACTGCAAACAAGCCATGCGCAATAGACTGCCACCCGCTATAGATACAATACATCGTGCAAACACAAATCAAAAAACTAAAGACGCCGAGCCCCTGCATCCACCTCACATAATACAACCGCTTTCGAAGTCCCATGATCTGTAGCAACATCATTTTTTCATCTTTGCCTGCCCTGTACTGTTCATGTAATTTTCTGATCAGATTGGCGAGGGCCAAAAATCGATTGGTATATGCCAGCATCAGCAAACTAATGGCAGGAAATAAAACAGCAGGAGTATTAAAAGTGATTTCCATAATGATGTGCTTAGATGGTTATTTATGATAATATGGTAACAAGCATGTTTAGACCATTCTCAATCTTTATGAATCAATGGCTGCTGATTAAGCTCTATTAAAAATTGTAGTTAATTTTAAAAGTAATATTTCTGGGAGCTTCCATTTGTGCCGGTCTGGAAGTGTAAATCTCATTAAAAAGGTTTTTAAAAATCAAGTTAAAAGTCACACCTCGCCAGGATCTGGCAGCTCGCAGATCTACAACAGTATATCCACCATGATTTTGCCTAAATTCTTTGAGGCCCTTTATGACCAATTCGAATATAGCATCTATGGCTTCCATTTTACTCGTATATAAAATGCCTGATCCAAATATCCATGGCCCTAGCTGGTCTTCGATATCCAGCTTAAAAAGGTGTTTTGAGCGATATTTGAGTATATTAAAATCCGCAGATGATCGCCGATTGTCTTCTTCAGTAAATTCAACAAACCTGGGTTCAATAAAGGTATACCCTCCTGTATAAGTAAGCAGGTGTCTTCCGATAGGTGTTGCTCCTGCGGCTGAAACTTCAAATCCTTTGATATCCGTATTACCAATATTTTGAGATTGAAATCCTTTGACAAATCCGGTAAAAACAAATTCCATCATATCAGTGTATTTCGACCAAAATACTGCGGCATCCAAATAGCCCTTGGATTTTTTCCAAAGAAATCCTTGCTTGAGACCTACTTCGCCATTCCAACCTCGCTCGCTAGTTAGACCGGGATTGGGTGAAATGAAGGTAGCCCCAAATGAAGTAGTGATAAATTGCTCTGCCAATGTAGGGAATCTAAAACCTTCCCCCCAGCTCGCTCTGAGATATAAACCCTTGTTGATTTTTGAATTTATTCCAACTCTCCATAAACTTTTATTTTCTTTCCGGATCCCTCCAGGTAAAGTATCACCTTCAAATACCTCGGGTCGATGCAAGGTATAATCTTCAAACCGCCATCCCACGGAAACGGTAGTATGATCATACAATTTTTTCTCCGCCTGCAGGTAGAGTCCAAGATTATCAGATTTAAATGGAAGCCGGCTGAATAAGTCAGAATTGCTGCTGTTATGATTGGCCACTAATCCACTAGTCAGATAAATGCCTTGCTTTTTGAATTGCCTTTGAAACTGGTATTCTCCATATAATAAGGTAGAACTATTGGATTGACCATTAGATACTGTATTGTCTACTACATAGATTCTTGACCTAAAAGCATGTTTATTGTCTGATTTGTCAAAATAAGTGATAAAAGGATCTATGTGATATCGAAAAGAATTAGAATTGCTCAAAGTAGAGCTGTCAGGTCTAAAATAAGCAGTGACGCCGTCACGCCAATAGAAAAAACTTTGAGATTTTCTCCTGTTCATGTTGAGGTGAAAACCGGCCGTCAACCGGTCAGTAATCCTATACTGAATACTGCCGTTGATTCTCGCATATTCTGAGCCTGATGTCTCATTATAACTTTTAGATTTTTGCAAATAAGTACTGCCCACCACATCAAGTCTGCCATACTTTTGGCTATGGGAAAAGCTCATGCCAGTAGTATAAGGAATGGCATGCCACCATTGCTGTGATCTATCTTTTGGAGGCAACACGGCGCTATAGAATACGGATGCTTTGGAAATGGGATCTGATTTGGCATAGGCGGTGCGCACGTGAATCAAACCATTCAAAGCTGATGATCCATAACTCGCTGAAGCAGCGCCTTTGATAACCTCTATTTGTTCAATGTTTTCTACAGGCACATCATCCCAATTAGGGTATCCCGCATCTGCTTGCAAAGCGGGCACTTCATTGATCATCAGTAACACCCTACTACCAGCTCCATAACTAAATCCAGCTCCACCTCTTATATTGGCCTGGTCACCTACCATGGTGAGGCCAGGGACTTTGTCCAATACTTCATCAACAGATGTCGCGTTGAGATGATCTATCAATGAGCTCTTGATCACCTCCATAGAGATCGTGCTTTCACTGATGGGTTTGGCATATCGACTGTCACTGATGACGGCAGTCTGAAGTACATTTTCAGCTGATTCCATCCATACATCCAGG encodes:
- the greA gene encoding transcription elongation factor GreA is translated as MMELTLMTPEGFEKLKHELDELKGNGRQDASKAIAEAREKGDLSENAEYHAAKDAQGMLEYKINELEKKLANVKLVDESQVDISRANILSSVTIRNKKSGKLQDYKLVSEAEADLKSGKLSVASPIGKGIVGKKIGEIAEISTPNGTIEFEIINIYI
- a CDS encoding HIT family protein → MASIFSKIVAGEIPCHKVAENDDFLAFLDINPLTKGHTLVIPKQETDYIFDLEDDALGAMMVFAKKVAHAIQTKVECKRIGITVIGLEVPHAHIHLVPINTMMDMNFSSPKETTNHSALSALAESIHGEFRDK
- the lysM gene encoding peptidoglycan-binding protein LysM; its protein translation is MGLFSFLKGAGEKLFGSKTPTAPAVPEVDAAAIERERKITAMQSYLTGLGLDIANIDLDLEGDKVTVYGQAQTQADKEKLILALGNVEGVASVDDRVSVLISEPEAEMYEVKSGDSLSKIAKHFYGDPMRYNEIFEANMPMLKHPDKIYPGQMLRIPK
- a CDS encoding DUF2721 domain-containing protein; the encoded protein is MEITFNTPAVLFPAISLLMLAYTNRFLALANLIRKLHEQYRAGKDEKMMLLQIMGLRKRLYYVRWMQGLGVFSFLICVCTMYCIYSGWQSIAHGLFAVSLISLSVSLVFSLIEIIQSTNALELELSDMQGLEEEGFFKELWNKYKTMRK
- a CDS encoding TonB-dependent receptor, whose protein sequence is MKGAIKDKSTREAMVAATIASGTVGGITDETGHYQILLQPGKYRLDISYLGYTTEHRDIVIKSDEWIDLDVWMESAENVLQTAVISDSRYAKPISESTISMEVIKSSLIDHLNATSVDEVLDKVPGLTMVGDQANIRGGAGFSYGAGSRVLLMINEVPALQADAGYPNWDDVPVENIEQIEVIKGAASASYGSSALNGLIHVRTAYAKSDPISKASVFYSAVLPPKDRSQQWWHAIPYTTGMSFSHSQKYGRLDVVGSTYLQKSKSYNETSGSEYARINGSIQYRITDRLTAGFHLNMNRRKSQSFFYWRDGVTAYFRPDSSTLSNSNSFRYHIDPFITYFDKSDNKHAFRSRIYVVDNTVSNGQSNSSTLLYGEYQFQRQFKKQGIYLTSGLVANHNSSNSDLFSRLPFKSDNLGLYLQAEKKLYDHTTVSVGWRFEDYTLHRPEVFEGDTLPGGIRKENKSLWRVGINSKINKGLYLRASWGEGFRFPTLAEQFITTSFGATFISPNPGLTSERGWNGEVGLKQGFLWKKSKGYLDAAVFWSKYTDMMEFVFTGFVKGFQSQNIGNTDIKGFEVSAAGATPIGRHLLTYTGGYTFIEPRFVEFTEEDNRRSSADFNILKYRSKHLFKLDIEDQLGPWIFGSGILYTSKMEAIDAIFELVIKGLKEFRQNHGGYTVVDLRAARSWRGVTFNLIFKNLFNEIYTSRPAQMEAPRNITFKINYNF